One window of the Periophthalmus magnuspinnatus isolate fPerMag1 chromosome 6, fPerMag1.2.pri, whole genome shotgun sequence genome contains the following:
- the LOC117371838 gene encoding E3 ubiquitin-protein ligase TRIM39-like, translating into MATAFLPPEDQFLCSICLKVFTDPVTLPCGHNFCRKCIDQIWPINAKCRCPSCKKIFFFRPELKVNTFIAKMTAHFQRSQYNCTWRSGKANAAKEQASEKEAAKEQASEKEAAKPGEVSCDMCSQPKRRALKSCLVCLCSYCESHLEPHLKMGALSRHELTEPQENLEDRVCAVHNKPLELFCNSERMCVCVLCVYSEHKDHEVISLKEASKQQKILMQKAEGHMQEDINRGLKKIAELRGSVGTSHAAADREISEGVKVFTVLKESLERGQELLISEITKKKTDTEEQAEGLIQEIEQEISELENRRAELQKLSQTEDPLSLLQTSSQPPLTPTRDWTSVTVCAPTYGGAMARALSQLEQDFSEKTRGLFQAELKRVKTKKVDITMDTESAQTRVQQTENQINLPDSPMTVSLSDSFYFEAQVKGKTEWTLGVAEESVIGEGSLTLNPQNGFWTIGLKDGAYYVSDNPEISVFTKCRPEKVGVFVDSKEGVVSFYNIDSAAMLYSFTGVTFKESLCPFFHPGHLWDSSSPVVCGTTEDSKGVLLVDLVDKLQQRFYTELDREHMDLDSKKHYLFEGILTEFRKIMMETDLRY; encoded by the coding sequence ATGGCCACCGCCTTTCTGCCGCCTGAGGACCAGTTCCTCTGCTCCATTTGCCTGAAGGTGTTCACTGATCCTGTCACGTTACCCTGTGGACACAACTTCTGCAGGAAGTGCATTGATCAGATCTGGCCCATTAATGCCAAGTGCAGGTGTCCTTCTTGTAAAAAAATCTTTTTCTTCAGACCAGAGTTGAAGGTTAACACTTTTATAGCTAAGATGACTGCTCATTTTCAACGATCTCAATACAATTGCACCTGGAGGTCAGGGAAAGCTAACGCTGCTAAGGAACAGGCATCAGAAAAAGAGGCAGCTAAGGAACAGGCGTCAGAGAAAGAGGCTGCTAAACCGGGAGAAGTATCCTGTGACATGTGCTCTCAGCCCAAACGCAGAGCGCTCAAGTCCTGCTTGGTGTGTCTGTGCTCGTACTGCGAGTCTCACCTGGAGCCTCACCTGAAGATGGGGGCTCTGAGCAGGCACGAGCTCACAGAGCCTCAGGAAAACCTGGAGGACAGAGTATGTGCGGTGCACAACAAACCTCTGGAACTGTTCTGTAACAGCGaacgcatgtgtgtgtgtgtgctgtgtgtgtactcAGAGCACAAGGATCATGAGGTCATCTCCCTGAAAGAGGCATCTAAGCAGCAGAAGATACTAATGCAGAAGGCTGAGGGCCACATGCAGGAGGACATcaacaggggactgaaaaagaTCGCTGAGCTGCGTGGCTCTGTGGGGACCAGTCATGCTGCTGCGGACAGAGAAATATCTGAGGGAGTCAAAGTGTTCACAGTTCTGAAGGAGAGTTTGGAGAGAGGTCAGGAGCTCCTCATCTCTGAGATCACCAAGAAGaaaacagacacagaggagcaggcagAAGGTCTCATTCAGGAGATAGAGCAGGAGATTAGTGAGCTGGAGAACAGAAGAGCTGAGCTGCAGAAGCTCTCTCAGACTGAagaccccctctctctgctccagacCTCCTCACAGCCGCCCCTGACACCAACCAGAGACTGGACAAGTGTCACTGTCTGTGCCCCGACATATGGGGGCGCTATGGCCAGAGCGCTGAGTCAGCTGGAGCAGGACTTCAGTGAGAAGACCAGGGGGCTGTTTCAGGCAGAGCTGAAAAGAGTCAAAACAAAGAAAGTAGATATCACCATGGATACAGAGTCAGCTCAAACCAGAGTCCAACAAACAGAAAATCAGATAAATCTTCCAGACAGCCCCATGACTGTGAGTCTCTCTGACAGTTTTTACTTTGAGGCTCAGGTCAAAGGGAAGACTGAATGGACTTTAGGTGTGGCTGAAGAGTCCGTCATCGGGGAAGGGTCCCTAACACTGAATCcacaaaatggcttctggacCATAGGTTTAAAAGATGGAGCTTATTATGTTTCTGACAACCCTGAGATCTCTGTCTTTACAAAGTGCAGGCCTGAGAAAGTGGGTGTGTTCGTTGATTCTAAAGAGGGAGTTGTCTCTTTTTACAACATAGATTCTGCAGCTATGCTCTACTCCTTCACCGGTGTCACCTTTAAGGAGAGCCTGTGCCCTTTCTTCCATCCAGGTCATTTGTGGGATAGTTCTTCTCCAGTGGTCTGTGGAACGACTGAAGACTCTAAAGGTGTTTTATTAGTTGACCTTGTGGACAAGCTACAGCAGCGCTTTTATACTGAACTGGACAGAGAGCACATGGACTTAGATTCAAAAAAACATTATCTTTTTGAAGGGATCTTAACGGAGTTTAGAAAGATTATGATGGAAACTGATTTGAGATATTGA